The following are encoded in a window of Vigna unguiculata cultivar IT97K-499-35 chromosome 8, ASM411807v1, whole genome shotgun sequence genomic DNA:
- the LOC114193711 gene encoding bidirectional sugar transporter SWEET1-like, with translation MNIAHFLFGIFGNASGLFLFLAPTVTFKRVIANKSTEKFSGVPYPMTLLNCLLSTWYGLPFVSPHNILVSIVNGTGAVIEIIYVFIFVLFAPKREKAKILGLFSFVVAVFSGVVLVSLLALHGNTRTLFCGFAAAIFSIIMYGSPLSIMRLVIRTKSVEFMPFFLSLFVFLCGTSWFIYGLIGRDPFVAVPNGVGSLLGATQLILYFIYRHSKSDPKKETATEEEEGTVEMPNQNQTNSNRTTPQEERV, from the exons ATGAATATTGCGCATTTCTTGTTCGGCATATTTG GGAATGCTTCTGGTTTGTTCCTCTTCTTGGCCCCAAC GGTAACATTCAAGAGGGTCATTGCGAACAAATCCACAGAGAAATTCTCTGGCGTTCCTTACCCTATGACACTTCTCAACTGTCTCCTTTCAACTTG GTATGGTTTACCTTTTGTGTCCCCACACAACATTCTAGTATCAATAGTCAATGGCACAGGAGCAGTGATTGAAATCATATACGTTTTCATCTTCGTGTTGTTTGCACCCAAGAGAGAGAAAGCAAAGATTCTTGGTCTTTTCTCGTTCGTGGTGGCGGTGTTTTCTGGTGTTGTTCTGGTGTCTCTGTTGGCTCTGCATGGAAACACCAGAACACTCTTCTGTGGTTTCGCTGCTGCAATATTTTCCATCATCATGTATGGGTCACCTCTCTCCATCATG AGGCTAGTGATCAGAACGAAGAGCGTGGAGTTTATGCCCTTCTTTCTGTCACTGTTTGTGTTCCTGTGTGGCACTTCCTGGTTCATCTACGGTCTAATTGGTCGTGACCCATTTGTGGCT GTACCTAACGGCGTGGGTTCACTGCTGGGAGCGACGCAGCTCATACTCTATTTTATATACCGTCACAGTAAAAGTGATCCCAAGAAGGAAACAgcaacagaagaagaagaaggaaccGTGGAGATGCCGAACCAGAACCAGACCAACTCCAATAGAACAACTCCTCAAGAGGAACGCGTCTAG